aatatatataaaaaaaattattttgaatttaattttggtagaattatataatttttggcattaataatattactaaaattcaaaactcaactatataatattattcaaaaaatttaaagatattattttatagctataataataaattcaatttttaatataatctgaaaaataaaaaaattagtttagTTAATATTTTACTGAAATTCCAATTCTACCCCTTACTTTTTTAATAATAACCGTTGAAGGGGTGCTTTCTGAATTGGCAGGTTGAAGTTGAGGGGTGCAAACTGAGTTTCCAATACTATTGATACACATTTGTTTTTGAAACAAAATAAGAGGGTGCAAAGTGCAATTTTCTCTAAATATTATAAAGACATAAATTTCATTACATATAAATATAAACAATATAACCATTAATGTAAATCTAGGATGTATATATGGGATTATATGTTGTAATTAAGAGATTTTGTATCAAATAATATCACCTGAGTTCTAGGGATACGATAGGCTGAGATCAGGTGATATGATAGGATGAGATCAGGTAATATGTAGGATGTAGATCAGGGATATGAAAGTTGTAAATTTGCTTTGttgtagatatatatatatacaggaGCTCTGATgtaacaaaactatcaagtcgGTGTCAAGTTTTTTATCATTCAGTCTCTCATATTATCATGGTAATTGGTATTAAAGCCTAAACATAATCCTATTTTTTTCTAGCAGTCTCGTCTGCATCCATTCTGATTTTTCTTTCCCAACAGTCCCATCTGTATCCCTTCTGATTTTTATTTCTGGCAGTTTCGTCTGCTTTCCTTCAATTTCTTTTTCCCTGGCACTCCTCTTTCTTCTATCTTGAGTATACTGGATTCCCAGCACCACAGGTTGGCAGTAAGGCTAGAtggaaaaaattattttttacgGGCTTCCTACTTCAAGAACTTTCTAGAAGGTCAGAATCTATGGACCTATGTTGACGACACTAATCCCAAACCAACTGAGAAGGTGGAACAACCTAAATGGGTGATAAACAATGTTAAGATCAAAACATGGATCATGGAATCGATGGAGAATTCTATTGTTGTAGATCTCAGTCCATAGTCCATTAAGTACAACTCATCTCATGTGGGAGTATCTAAAAGGCAACTATAGGCAAAGCAATGATACGAGGATGTGTCAGCTTGAACAAGAGGTAAATTCTTTATCCCTAGAATCATTAAGTATTCAAGAATTTTACTCTGCAATTATGTTGCTTTGGAATGAAATGGATATGATTGAAGAAAAGATTCAAGAGGCTGCCTTTTAAACAGTTCTAAAACTCCGGCTGCAAACTTGAGCTCGACAATTTTTGATGAAACTTAGGCAAGCTTTTGAACCTATTCGTGCTACTATTATGAATCGAGGCGGAATTTCTAGTGTAGATACAATTCTTCCAGACCTACCTGCAAAGGAAACACAATTGAAATCACTCTCTTCCCAAGCAAATGTTTATGATGATGCATTGGGTGCGGATGTCTAGAAAGTTAAGGCTCGAAATATTAGCAAAAGTGAGTATTTTATCTGTCATGAGACTGGCCATATTGCTATTCACTGCCCAAAAAGGGCACCACAATTGTTTCTCCCTTTTGTCGATATTGTAAGGCTAAAAGACATCTAATTGAAAATTGCAAGATCAGGCTTTCACGGAACCGAAGTAACAAGGCTTATATGGCCTCCGTGCCTAATACCTGAGCTGAAGTTACTCGAACTCTAAACCAACATCATGTTTCTCAGTCGAACTCTCATTCACCTGACTTTATTCAACAAGTTATTCAAGCACTTCAGGATTTTAATATCATCCATGCCCTTCAAGCCTCCAATGTTGGTAAGACAAATAGTCAAAACTCGTGGATAATATATTCTGGTACTTCCCATCACATGAATGGTAATTTAGATGATTTTAATTCTAGTACTCCATATGATAGAAGGACAACAATTGTTTTAGCTAATGGAAACACCCTTCCTGTCACACGTTTAGGGTCATTAAAACTTGATTCTTTAAATCTCTCGAATGCTTTATATGTGCCAAAATTATCTGCTAATTTAATCTCAGTCAGTCAGTTAGTACAACAAAATTGCATAGTCTCATTTTATTCTTCTGGTTGCTTGATCCAGGACCTGAGAACCGGGAAAGTGATTGGGAGCGGCCATAACACGGGGAACTCTTTTTCTTGGATTTCAACGTACCTTCAAACACACCTACATCTAGCTCACCGAATTGTTTTTATTGCTCCTACTGTTGAAATAAATAAAGCTAATCAGTTGTGGAGACTTTAGCATAATCGTCTAGGCCATCCTCATGCGTTTGTTTTAAATTTAATGTTTTCCTCTAATGCTTTGACATATAAGATTGATCATATTTCTCAAACTAATAAAACATGTGAGGAAGGTGCACTCTCTAAAGCACATACTTTACCATTTCCtaaaaaaataaatcatgttGTCTCAGCTTTTGATATTGTTCATTCTGATGTTTGGGAACCATCTCATGGAGGCTCACTAAGTGGAAAATATTATTATGCTGTATTTACTGACGATTGGCCTCGTTACATTTGGACATATTTTTTACGCCATAAATCTGAAGTCTCACAAGTATTTAAATATTTTCATGCTTTGGTGCAAACACAGTTTGATCGAAAAATCAAGATTCTTCGTACAAATTCTGGTGGTGAATACATTTCAAAGGAGTTTGAACACTTTTTAGCTACTGAAGGAATTATCATAAAAAAAGATGTCCTCGTTAACCTCAGCAAAAAGGTGTCTCCGAGTGAAACATAGACACCTAATTGAGACATCGCGCGCTCTTCGCATCTATGCTGCCTTACAAAGACGATCTGGGCAAAAAGTGTAGCAACATCTATGTACTTGATCAATCGTTTACCAACTCATGGGCTTGGTAACATATCTCCACCAGAAAAGTTATTTGGTTATCCGCCTGATTACGGAAAGCTTCGTGTTTTTGGTTGTACGTGTTATGTCCTTCTTAAATCCGAGTATTTGAAGATAGAAGCAAAATCTGTTAAGTGCGCCTTTCTTGGAtattcagaaacagaaaaaggATATCATTGTATGATTGGGAAGGCAAGAAAATGAGAATTTCAAAGAATgttatattttttgaaaatatgaCATTTTAACTCTTCTATTCCTAACTCTACACCAAATGTCGAGCATGATGTTCTTCTATCAACGTTCTCACCTAATGTGCAGGGTATCATTACATATCAACGTCGAGCAGAGTTCCCCCTCCTATAGCTCCTCAATCACAGACTCCGGATACAGGTAACAACTCATCTCCTAGTACATCAACTTTTCCTCATTCTCCACATCCTCCATCACCATCACCACCGCCTCCAAGCCGATCATCTCGTAACATAAAACCACCTGATCAGTTTTCATTTTTATCTACActtgattcctttgttattccTAATTCATACAACAAGCTGCAGATAATGTTGAGTGGAGTAATGCCATGCAGGATGAATTAAAGGCCTACACCAAAATCAGACATGGGAGCTTGTTCCTAAGCCTCCACATCAACCAGTTATAGGATGCAAATGCGTTTACTCATTAAAGTTAAGGTATGATGGTTTTTTAGAACGATATAAGGCACGCCTCGTGGCTCAAGGCTATAAACAAAAATATGGCTTTGATTATGCTGGTTGCCAAAATAACCACCATGCGTAATTTGATAGTTGTTTCAGCAATTTGCAACTGGGATATCTACCAAATAGACGTTAAGaatgccttcctaaatggtgatcTTTCTGAAACAGTATACATGCGTCCTCCTCAGTTCCACCAAACATGGTTTGTAAATTGAAAAAGGCAATATATGGATTAAAACAATCCTCTTGAGCCTGGTTTTTTAAGTTAAAAGGGGTGTTACAAAAAGCTGGATATCGGAAAAGTCACAATGATCACTCTTTATTTATATCTTCTACATTAGCAAGAACTACCTTCACACTCATCTCTATTGATGATATCTTAATCATGGGCAACGATCACCAAGGTGTACAGAATCTTAAGAATATCCTGCAGAACTCTTTTCAAATGAAAGACCTTGGTCTTGCatcttactttcttggcttaGAAATCTCTCGAAATCCCGATGGCTATTTTGTTAGTCAATATAAATATACTCGTGACATCATTGAAATGGCAGGACATACTGATGATAAAGTTGTGGATACTCCGTTTGAGCTAAATGTTACATAAAGTAAAACAGATGGCTCTCCAATCTCTAATCCGACCCTTTATCGAAGGATCGTTGGGAGTTTAGTCTACCTCACCGTGACACATCCAGATATTGCCTATGTCGTTCATCTTGTGAGTCAGTTTGTTTCGGATCCTCGTAGATTACACTTAACGACAGTTCATCACATGATACGTTATCTTCGTTCAACTCCGGCTCGTGGCTTGTCCTTTTTAAATACCAGTCCTTTAGACTTTTGTGCCTTTTTTGATGCTAGCTATGCGGGCTGCCCAGACACACGCAGATCTACTACCGGCCACTGTATATTTTTAGGGAGTTCACTTCTTTCTTAGAAATCAATTCAATGAAATTATGAAAAGGGGTGCATAATGAATGTCAACATATAAGGTGCAATCTGCTTTACCAAACTTCTAGTATATATTTGTTTTTTCATCAAAGTTGAGGGGTACAAAGTGCAATTAACTCTTTTATAAATTGCTAACGAATTTTGGAAACACAAAAATATGACATGCTATTTGTTCAATAGAAAGGACAAGGGTCCAATTGTTGGCAACTAAAAATATTTAACATTTAAACAAacatataattttatatttagctacatattttaaatattataaagaCATAAATTTCAttacatataaatataaaaaatataaccATTAATGTAAATCTAGGATGTAAATATGAGATTATGTGTTGTAATTAGGAGATTTTATATCAAATAATATCAGTCAAGACCAGGTGATATGATAGGCTAAGATCAGGTGATATGTAGGCTGTAGATCAGAGATATGCATGATGTTAATTAGCTCTGTTGTGGATATAAATACAGGAACTCTGATgtaacaaaactatcaagtcagTTTCAAGTTTTTTATCATTCAGTCTCTCATATTAACAATAAAATAcgaaaaaatataataaaactgttaaaaattgttaaaaataatacactactccctctgtcccaaaTTAGTTTTCACTTTGACTTTTTGCACGTACTTTAGGGTGTAAAAAAATAATAGTTGGACTAATCATTTTTTCCATTTtcttcttcagaatgaaaatttCAATACtaaatttttatttcacaaaaaaaaattcaaatatgaTTAGCAAAGCTATTATCTTTTTGCACCTAAAAATACGTGCAAAAAGTCAAAGCGACAACTACAAAatagggacggagggagtaacaaAAAGGATGGGTAAGATTTGTCAGAAGTAATTAGAACTAAACATATTTGTAGATACTGATCTCAAAATTAAAGGCAGTAGACACTCTCCATAAGCTATGTACAACTGATGCCGAGTAAGAAGGTTACCTTCTGAAGCAGGAGGAAATTGTTTGACAAAACTTTTCAAGTCAGGACCTTCAACTTTACCTACAGTAGTATAACAAAATCATCTACAAGGCATTTTTTTAATGTGCAAATATCATGTACTACCATTGTTGACATTTTTAAATTCATTActatatttttcttatttttctcCCATCTACAATCAAGTTTATGTGTTCTAAGCATGCATAATCCATCAAACCATAATCTCACTAGCACATAGATTTTAGATTTATAGAAGAAAACTTATTTTAATCCTCGAAATGTACTATTTAAACAAAAACAAAAACGAAACTGTATCAATATTATGTGGTTGGAGTCACTGGGCGACTATATCTGGAAATAATAGGGACAGGAGTGTGGACATATAAAGAGCGCATGATATTTATTGCTTGTGATAGCAGTGTTGTAAATACGACAATACATGATCCTCTAATAATGGCACAAGAAGAATATCAGCATATAAAAACCAGCTTACCAGTGCTAGTCCGCTTGTTATTACTGCCAGCTTTGGCTCTCCTTTCCTCTTCTTCCTTTTTAAGAACTTTTCAAGGAAAAAGACCCAAAATTTGCAATTAAAATTTTTTTAAACCTTGTAAAACATCAAAagctaaattaaaaaaaaacaaaaaaacatgAGGGTTGtacatatataaattataagCATTAAAGAGATGCATGAAACAAATTTAAAAAGTCTTTTTTTGTTGCTATATTTAAGATTGAAAGTTAAATACAACGCGTGTATTTGTAACCattttataattttgataaaatatAGCACTAAACTAAACACtaataattcaaatatatatttACAAGCAACTTCATTAGGTGTAAAGTAAGATATTACTAAAGTAAGATAACAGTGAACCCACGAGCAACATTGTGCCTCACGCGTTCACGTCTAGCCTCCATATCTGCCATTTCCTAACAATAAAGATATGGACTTCGTCAATAACACAATAAAACCATATCAATAACAAGTTTCAAGAGCAAGAATCCAAATTATTCAAAGTATAAAACTAGAAATAGTAATTTTGTACCACTTCCAATACAAAAAGTTTGATTAGGTGACGTCCATTTGTGACACTAGCATGAATACTATTCACAAAAAGAAACAGAACTGAAATCTCAAAGAAACATGAGCAGTTAATCCCATTTACATGTGAGGTTATAAATTGGGTGCAAGCAAGACCCAAAAGCAAGCAATTATATGATATAATTTTCGTGGTATAAACAAAGTAGATTCCAGCTCATATACAGGTGATTATGTTTCCACACAAGCATAAAAGTACCCAATAGTTAGAATTTACAGAAATAGGAAACGTGTTTGTAAATTACCTCTGGTGTTGGAGCTCTCTTCCGCTGCCCATTAAGCCAACATATCCATTCAACTGCATTGTTTAATTAGGTAATTCACGATATTTGTAAATATTCAGAACTAGTATCTTCAAATTTTTACTTCTATACTACAGTGAATTTAACGGAATAAATGAGACAAACATAACGGATTTATTGCCTTCTGCAAATTCATTGGCAGTATATACATAGAAAATTCACTCTTTGACTATTTGATGCTCTTTTTACTGGTTGGAATTTTTTTCATGTTTCCTAATTTACATATTGTATCTTATAGGATATTAAATCCGAATTCGGCTTCCTCAATTTTAGCCTAAAACACATATTACACTGACAGAAAATTCTCTTTGCATGACTTGCTAGTAGAGTAGCCTTATTGCATGCGGTGAAATTAAAAAGAACACAGGTTATCGATAATCGACTCTGTATAGAATTCTATAATGTAGGAGGATATGAACTTTGACGCAAATTAATCATATTGAACTTGTTTTCTTGCTTTCTTATATGGTTTTGGAGTTATCTCTGATATCAAAAGGAACACAACTTGAATCTAACAGAATTTATTTATATTGCAAATCAGTTCCGCTTTAGAGAATTTGTTATTTCCCAACTATAACGTAGAAGAAGAAGATATAACAATAGAATTTAATCAAAAAATTCATATCATTCATAAAACTTACCAGGTACAGATGTTGGCTCATGTTCCCCTTTAAATACCACCCATCGTTTCTCTTTCACTAGAAATTTGAGGATTTTATGAGTTAAAACAAGGTCAGATTCGTGTCAATTATGACAATGGTATTTAGCATCACAAACAGAGCCAGATAATTTCAGCACAGCAACAAATATATATAGTTATCTTACTATGAAGTACAAGAACTTTGCACAAATCAGCTTTAAAATTTAGACATTATAATACTGCATACTTTTCTAGCACATTCGAAGTGAAAAATTGTGACAGTGCAAATGTTTGGGGGGGGGGGTCTCTGGAAAAGCTAGAAAATATTTGGAAAGATAATGTTAATAAATTCCCTCCTCATTAGTCCAGTGACTTGCAAATGAAGCTCCCGGCTTGGAAACATCATGATACCCTCTGCCTATTGCAGTTACATATTGTACGAACATGGTATTGCTACTCCAAGTACCTGGATGGCGCAAAGTAATTTAGGAGCCTATAGCATTACCCGTTAGATGTTAAAAAGGGTGATATTGACTGCCAAGCTACGGACTTCTCGACTCACATCCACTCTTACTGAAGAACTTGAATCTTCTAAAATCTGGTGGGCTTAATATTTATactttttataaaatttaaaaaggGATTGGTCGGTTAAGTGTAAAATAGCATCTCTCAAATACAAGAGATCTCCTGAAAGACTAAATAATATTGCAACCATCTACGAATTTTGATTAAAACTAATTTTTACCGACTATAAAATAAAAATCATAGTATTGGTGTTAGTACCTCAAATCACAGATCCCCAGCACGTATTTCAGCAGAACGCCAAGTATAACCTTTTTTCACTACAATGTCCCAGTCTTCTTGAAAAAAATTTAGCCCTATCACACATCACATTCCCTCCATCTCAGGAACATGCAGGCCAACATAAATGAAATCACAATACTATCTTAATATAACGAAGGAAATGTTGATCTTGTCCATAATTGACACTTACCTTAAAATTCTACTTAAAACTTAAAATACATAATGGGTTGTACATGAGTAGAAAGGGTAAATACTAGTAAAACATGGAAAATCACAGTCGCCTGATATCTAAGTTAATCAGAGCAACAAAAAAGGAAAGGATGCCTTATAGTCTACCACATATTATCTTAGACTTGGACTTGGTTAATATACAATGACTTTTTACCAATATTCATTTGAGTCCCTTTCATGGGTTGTGATCCATACTTTACGGGGTTTGTTCCGATTAGGAAGTCCTTGGTGCAGTGGTTTTTGtgtcaattttttttaattcaataAGTTCATCGTCTTTCTAAGCTGTCATGCGTCAATTACTATGTTAGCGTTCTATAATTAGTTGTACAAAAGAACTTCAAGTTAAAAGATTTTTTATAGTTCCAACGAAAAGTGGGAAGCATAGTTGTTAAGGCGTCCCCTAGGCGACTAGGCGGTAAAAAACGGTAAGACGTCCGACCCATCTTCCATTTTAGTGGGTAGGCGACGCCTAGGGTCGTCTAGGCGGCTAGGGCCTAATCCGTCCAGATCCGCCTAGGCGGTCTTATTTTGACCTGTGCCGATTTTGACCTAATCCAGCCCATTCTAATTTAGGACTAGTCCAACCCAGTTTCATATTTATATTATAAGATGAGTCACTTGCTACAGCTGTCACTACTTAACCCTAAtcatacatacatatatgtatatatgtatgttcttcggttcttttcttttcttcttctctttcttttcttttactCTTTTACACCGATGATGAATATACTGAAGATGATTATGGTGAAATACCAAGTTCAAGACAAAGACAGCCTGGAAATAAAATTACCTCCCTTACCTCGATGATTTTATCTAGTTTAGCTAAAGTAGTTGCTTGACTTGTATGCATCAGACTTGTTTTCTTTTACCTACTCTATAAGATTTcacttttaaaatataattattgttACTCTATTTTATTATAACATATAAAATGTATGTACATATAAAATATATCCAATATATCTAATTTATCTAGTAACTGTATAATCCGCCTAATGATCATCTAAGCGAGGTGGCTAGACGGTAGAGTATCGTCTAGCCTCGTCTTTACGTCTTAACAAGTATGGTGGGAAGCTGGTTACCTAGACCCCCGGTCACTATAAGATACACCGTGCACAAGTCCAATTCATAACtatattataatcctttaaaataTATACTCCCATGTTATGGTTTTTAGAAGTAGCTAACTTTGCATATTTAAGTTGACATACACTTGTGTGTTTAGTTGGAGGAGGGACAGAATAAAAAACCAAGGATTATGATGGGACTATACTATAGGAATTTTACTCCTAAGATTATAATCCTTCCAAACAAACATACCCTTTGTTTTATACTAGGAAGCACCGACACTCCAAAAAGGATGCCATATGCGTGTCGGACACGGCCGACAAGGCGACACGGCACCGACACGGCTGAGTACGTGTCCGACACGCCATGTGGCGCGTCAACGGAAAAAGGCGTCCGACACGGGTTCGACACGCGACCGACATGGCCCACCGACCCAGCCCATATTAAAAGCCCATAATCATCTTTAAAAAGCCCAAAATCAGTTTTTAAAAGCCCAAACAATCTTATATTAACACTAATTTTATGTCTCTCTGTCTTTTATAACTATAcatctctctctatatatataacACATATAGCTTGATATGTATAGATCTCTCTTGTTGTTTTAAGGACACATACTATGAGTGGGTCAATGAGTTCCAGCGCAAATAGTAACACTGCTGCAGGTGCGGAGGACATTGATGTGAATTTTCTGTTGTGGAAGTATGTAACAGTTATAGAGAAAGGGGAAACGAAGGGTGGGAACGTTAGTTGGCAGTACAACTATTGCAACAAGCTTTATAATGGATCTTACTCTCATGTTCTTGCTCATCTACTAAAGATTAAAGGACAAGGTGTGGCTGCTTGCAATAGTGTGACTCCTCAACATAAATTTGAGATGGATAAGCTTAATCAAGAGGCCGGGAATGTAAAGAAATTAAAATCAGTTCAAGTACCTTTGCCTCCATCAAATAATCTGGGAGTGGTGTGACCAGTACAATGTTGGGCTCTGGATTGGAAACAAGAAAGAGATAATCTGGGAAGTGGTGTGACCAGTACAATGTTGGGTTCTGCTTTGGAGAAAGCTTTTAATAATGAAGCCAGAGAACAATTGACTGCTGAAATTGCAAGAATGTTTTATTCTTCTGGACTGCCATTTCATTTAGCAAGGAATCCATATTTGACATATACAAAtcttatattttttttacttttttttttgcTGTGTCCCGTATCCAGGACACTTTGATAATTGATGAATCCCCGTGTCCCGTGTCGTCGTATCAGTGTCGGTGCTTCCTAGGTTTTACAGCTAAAATTTGAACAAAATCTACAAAAATCCATTCCAATGCACAGCCTACATTTAATTAGAAAAATGGATAGAAAATTACTGTTTTTATATTTAGAACGAAAGATGAATACAACTGTCATTGTCAAATTATCAACTTTAGTTTATTGACAACTGTGAGAGTTTGGTTAAAAGTTAGTTAAATTAAAAGATTGATGGATTTATTTGAAAATTAAGGATTTGAGCACAAGTTGTCTTTTAGCACCAAAAGTCACTTTATCATTCCAAAAAATAGCAATATCTATAGCCATTTGAGCAAGGCCAATACTAAATGGAATATAGCTTGGTGCTAAAATAGGACTTACATTTCAATGCTGGTTTCATTTTGCAAGAAAGTGATTCCAAATTTAACTAGTTTTTTTATTTAACTCTTTAAACTTGCATTTGAAGTACACTAGTACAACAACTTTATCTCATTTATAGTTGATTTGATGATATGGCAATGATGCATATATCAATCATTGGTTGATAAAGCAGAGAGCAACAACATGCCAATATTGGAATTTTACTTTTCAATAATAATATTACTCCTATGTAGTATTTACCATGTAGAGTAACTACTTTCTGTTTTCCTATTTTGTCATTACTAGAATAAGGTGTGTTGGTTTGCTGGCATTCTCTTAATTTTTGTCAGCTAGCTAATCATTTCCTTATCATAAATAAGGTTGTATGCTCAGAACATGGCTCTCTAGGTTGAATATTGCTATTACAAAAGCCTTTCTTCCTCATATTTCTATTTGCAAAGCTTTCTGTGCATCTGTTTCGTTAAATATTGTACAAGTCATTATGGTATCAGAGCGGGGGATGCGCGTGTAAGCTGCAGATAGTCATTTCATTCAAAATGTGGTTCTTGTTTCACCATAAAACAAGTCTCTACTCTCATCTTGC
This sequence is a window from Apium graveolens cultivar Ventura chromosome 9, ASM990537v1, whole genome shotgun sequence. Protein-coding genes within it:
- the LOC141687400 gene encoding uncharacterized protein LOC141687400 isoform X1, with the protein product MSKIWGKIRGLFTNRSFAGTDKSGNQYFARTELIDGIMKEKRWVVFKGEHEPTSVPVEWICWLNGQRKRAPTPEEMADMEARRERVRHNVALLKKEEEERRAKAGSNNKRTSTGKVEGPDLKSFVKQFPPASEDGKIEDTPAATSGTRGLKEKTTDQEGQEHESTEPSGSGSSFRPGTWQPPT